The Antedon mediterranea chromosome 11, ecAntMedi1.1, whole genome shotgun sequence genome window below encodes:
- the LOC140063224 gene encoding uncharacterized protein, with translation MTTSTTIVTHIQQTDSKASTTQKLLTTRDISVTNTKQTVEGTISTHATTAETTTPTQHTAGMASKTEKEQTTKHISVTNTRKTTADIVSKTQKMLTTKQIPVVNTDDALSTQSQKATVFTKRTQTAQEEFTTKPSKTEESTSSLRTKESELTSNRQPKQTNTTEAKPTTITKESESTKNPDKGMEVGLIVTIAILGVSVIIVAGGLVFWLVVRFTKPREVAPGTKEVPIELMPQSNTVN, from the exons ATGACAACTAGCACAACAATCGTAACTCACATACAACAAACGGACAGTAAAGCATCAACAACACAGAAATTGCTGACAACAAGAGACATATCAGTAACTAATACAAAACAAACTGTAGAAGGGACAATCTCAACACATGCGACGACCGCCGAAACAACAACTCCAACACAGCACACAGCTGGTATGGCATCAAAGACCGAAAAAGAACAGACGACAAAACATATATCAGTAACTAATACAAGAAAAACAACCGCCGATATTGTATCGAAAACACAGAAAATGCTAACAACGAAACAAATACCGGTGGTAAATACTGATGATGCTTTATCAACTCAATCACAGAAGGCAACGGTTTTCACAAAAAGAACGCAGACAGCACAAGAGGAATTCACAACTAAGCCTTCAAAAACAGAAGAGTCGACGTCATCGTTACGTACAAAGGAAAGTGAATTGACATCCAATCGTCAACCAAAACAGACTAACACGACTGAAGCAAAACCGACGACCATCACAAAAG AATCAGAATCTACCAAAAATCCAGATAAAGGAATGGAAGTCGGATTGATAG TAACAATTGCAATACTCGGTGTATCAGTGATCATCGTGGCTGGTGGACTAGTGTTTTGGTTGGTTGTTAGATTTACCAAGCCTag AGAAGTTGCTCCTGGTACCAAAGAAGTGCCGATCGAACTTATGCCTCAATCTAACACAGTTAACTAA